Proteins from a genomic interval of Drosophila melanogaster chromosome 2R:
- the CG43405 gene encoding uncharacterized protein: protein MAELDATTLSEYDIEYIDFNMTTVAYRTTTGHPDTNLGAWGLLFIFVVIFLIIAACCACMGVLVLFGCMKSFLCFRCRRRGDEFIGREP from the coding sequence ATGGCCGAGTTGGATGCTACAACCCTATCTGAATACGATATTGAATATATAGACTTTAACATGACAACTGTGGCGTACCGTACAACCACTGGACACCCGGATACTAACCTAGGTGCTTGGGGACTTTTGTTCATATTCGTCGTAATTTTTCTTATCATTGCTGCCTGCTGTGCTTGTATGGGTGTTCTCGTCCTTTTTGGTTGTATGAAGTCCTTTCTCTGTTTTCGCTGTAGACGCCGAGGCGACGAGTTTATAGGAAGGGAACCCTGA